From Methanococcus maripaludis, the proteins below share one genomic window:
- a CDS encoding flippase gives MSYKERVLKGVSWNFLLLLAAAPIGYFVRILYSNEIPKLDVGLFYAVFDFCCMIAIFKNLGLNAALVRFIPKYLHEKRLDLVKSSIICAGVLQTTVSLIMTLLIILLSSFIATYYINNQGQFTGQLDLVICVLIILSIGYWFQSIMDVVANSIWGFQNQKYYGTINFVKIFMVLIISFILIHVFDVRTVFTPICAYTLAPILMIFIYTYIFIKKIFPEFFIEKFSFSKKLTKDLFSYGLPLMMGSAGALVLNYIDGICLTYFAGLNAVADYRNVAMPTVSILRYFATAVGAVLFPMSSELWEMGHGGILGKSVEKICLYSFVAVFPITVLTAYFPEVIVNLFFNTQYLPAADAIRILSLGTIFFTLNSIGFNVLNGIGKSLLSTKIIYFGAIFNLIFNILLIPKFGIVGASATTVLGYLLMWILQARYLGDFINYSNMLKKWLITTLLGVFSLIPLIFVTKIINNIILQLSVGMAVYLGVYALGIILFKIIEIEKLKEMFRIGI, from the coding sequence ATGTCTTATAAAGAACGGGTTTTAAAAGGAGTAAGTTGGAATTTTCTGCTTCTATTGGCAGCTGCACCAATTGGTTATTTTGTTAGGATTTTATATTCAAATGAAATCCCTAAATTAGATGTGGGTTTATTTTATGCAGTTTTCGATTTTTGTTGCATGATCGCTATTTTCAAGAATTTGGGACTAAATGCTGCACTGGTTAGGTTTATTCCAAAGTATTTACATGAAAAAAGACTAGATTTAGTTAAATCTTCGATAATATGTGCAGGGGTATTGCAGACTACTGTATCCTTAATTATGACCTTATTAATAATTTTGTTATCTTCATTTATCGCAACATATTACATAAACAACCAAGGTCAATTTACGGGTCAGTTGGATTTGGTTATCTGTGTTTTAATTATTTTGAGTATTGGTTATTGGTTTCAAAGTATTATGGACGTTGTTGCCAATAGTATATGGGGTTTTCAAAATCAAAAATATTATGGAACTATAAATTTTGTTAAAATATTTATGGTTTTAATTATATCATTTATTTTAATACATGTTTTTGATGTGCGTACTGTTTTTACCCCAATATGCGCTTACACTTTAGCACCGATTTTAATGATTTTTATATATACATATATTTTTATTAAAAAGATATTTCCTGAATTTTTTATTGAAAAATTTTCATTTTCAAAAAAACTCACAAAGGACTTATTTAGTTATGGTTTACCACTTATGATGGGCAGTGCTGGAGCTTTAGTTTTAAATTATATCGACGGGATATGTTTAACTTATTTTGCAGGGTTAAATGCAGTTGCAGATTATAGGAATGTTGCAATGCCAACAGTCAGTATTTTACGATATTTTGCAACAGCTGTTGGTGCAGTTTTATTTCCAATGAGTTCAGAATTATGGGAAATGGGGCATGGAGGCATATTGGGAAAAAGTGTCGAAAAGATATGTTTATATTCTTTTGTGGCAGTTTTTCCGATTACTGTTTTAACAGCATATTTTCCAGAAGTTATCGTAAATTTATTTTTTAACACTCAGTATTTACCTGCAGCAGATGCTATAAGAATATTAAGTTTGGGAACTATATTTTTTACATTAAATAGTATAGGATTTAATGTTTTAAATGGGATCGGAAAGTCACTATTATCTACAAAAATAATATATTTTGGAGCAATTTTTAATTTAATATTTAACATATTGTTAATACCAAAATTTGGGATCGTCGGGGCATCTGCAACAACTGTTTTGGGGTATCTTTTAATGTGGATTTTGCAAGCACGGTATTTGGGTGACTTTATAAATTACTCAAACATGCTCAAGAAGTGGTTAATAACAACTCTTTTAGGAGTTTTTAGCTTAATTCCCTTGATATTCGTAACAAAAATTATAAATAATATTATTTTACAATTATCTGTTGGTATGGCCGTCTATTTGGGCGTATATGCACTGGGCATTATATTATTCAAAATTATAGAAATCGAGAAGTTAAAAGAAATGTTTAGAATAGGTATTTAA
- a CDS encoding glycosyltransferase family 4 protein — protein sequence MGKIYYYLKKDLNTFEGKDKISGEVYNYLKKYYSNLEIFDEFSISYGDDDIIHINSSGILDSIKYGKMNKNLKIYSLYSNLKANPITLLRDSIDFFKLKDKNLKISLFYLFKRRSFPIFLSLIPWFLIKKILGQNEVLILPNKYLYKNLNIKTAKIIPIGIDAVKFHKKNIEKNSKITVAYAGHPAVDKGIIEVLKIFSRLDSTKFRKVLFLTNLNINLDYLKKIDPSVEIFGPQKDIVDTYNSIDILILPYRHEISSIASPLVLIEAMACEVPVITSDLPHVKEIGGEILQYVKPFDISDFVKKVSDLANNPEKRLEMGKKSRNIVLEYYDEKETLMKYMKIYDTVIKRDQNE from the coding sequence ATGGGAAAAATATATTATTATTTAAAAAAAGATTTGAATACTTTTGAAGGTAAGGATAAAATTAGTGGTGAAGTATACAATTATCTGAAAAAATATTATTCTAATTTAGAAATTTTTGATGAGTTTTCTATATCCTATGGGGATGATGATATAATTCATATAAATTCTTCAGGAATTTTAGATTCTATTAAATATGGTAAAATGAATAAGAATTTAAAGATATACTCTCTTTATTCTAATCTGAAAGCAAATCCTATAACGCTCTTACGAGACTCTATTGATTTTTTTAAACTAAAAGATAAAAATTTAAAAATTTCATTATTTTATTTATTTAAAAGACGTTCATTTCCAATTTTTTTGAGTTTAATCCCTTGGTTTCTAATTAAAAAAATATTGGGACAAAATGAAGTTTTAATTTTGCCAAACAAATATCTTTACAAGAATTTAAATATAAAAACCGCTAAAATCATCCCCATTGGAATAGATGCTGTTAAATTTCATAAAAAAAATATTGAAAAAAATTCAAAAATCACTGTAGCTTATGCGGGCCATCCCGCAGTCGACAAGGGTATTATCGAGGTTTTAAAAATATTTAGTCGGTTGGATAGTACAAAGTTTAGAAAAGTCCTGTTTTTAACAAATTTGAATATAAATTTAGACTACTTGAAAAAAATAGATCCGAGTGTTGAAATATTTGGGCCCCAAAAAGATATTGTAGATACATATAATTCGATAGATATTTTGATTTTACCCTATAGGCATGAAATCAGCAGCATTGCTAGCCCGCTAGTTTTAATTGAGGCTATGGCATGTGAGGTTCCGGTAATAACTAGTGATTTACCCCACGTTAAGGAAATAGGGGGGGAGATATTACAATATGTTAAACCATTTGATATTTCGGATTTTGTTAAAAAAGTCAGTGATCTTGCAAATAATCCTGAAAAAAGATTGGAAATGGGAAAAAAATCTAGAAATATTGTTTTAGAATATTATGACGAAAAAGAAACATTAATGAAATATATGAAAATTTATGATACTGTGATTAAAAGGGACCAAAATGAATGA
- a CDS encoding class I SAM-dependent methyltransferase: MEKNFKIQYFEKYGGGHLPSKKYLIDILSKLPKNAKVLDVGCGKGTYLKEIHKIRPDLLLHAVDIGDVQEYLADYILFKKSCGDNLPFSDEMFDFVFCLHVLEHVQNPHEFMIEFNRVLKKDGFTYIEMPYYKRAYIPDGNMNFWSDPTHIRPYNHNSVDKLLIENGFETLKIKLWRDWIPIFLGPYLILKRILFNDMDALSTFFANLYGCAIGGLGKKVKNIK; this comes from the coding sequence ATGGAAAAAAACTTTAAAATACAATATTTTGAAAAATATGGTGGTGGGCATCTACCTTCAAAAAAATATCTAATTGATATTCTAAGCAAACTACCTAAAAATGCGAAAGTTTTAGATGTGGGCTGTGGAAAAGGTACATATCTCAAAGAAATTCATAAAATCCGGCCTGATTTACTATTGCATGCTGTTGATATTGGGGATGTTCAAGAATATTTGGCAGATTATATCTTATTTAAAAAATCCTGTGGAGATAATCTACCATTTAGCGATGAAATGTTTGATTTTGTGTTTTGTTTACATGTGTTAGAGCATGTTCAGAACCCCCATGAGTTTATGATTGAATTTAATCGGGTTTTAAAAAAAGATGGTTTTACTTATATCGAAATGCCATATTATAAAAGAGCATATATTCCAGATGGAAATATGAATTTTTGGAGTGATCCTACACACATACGACCATACAATCATAATTCCGTGGATAAGCTTTTAATCGAAAATGGTTTTGAAACTTTAAAAATAAAACTTTGGAGGGACTGGATCCCTATTTTTTTAGGCCCTTATTTAATACTAAAAAGGATATTATTCAATGATATGGATGCCCTATCGACATTTTTTGCAAATTTATATGGTTGTGCAATAGGTGGGTTGGGAAAAAAGGTAAAAAACATTAAATAA
- a CDS encoding glycosyltransferase family 9 protein, with protein MKVLIIALSGIGNLIMAFPMINEFKKKYPDSEVNFLVSPRGTKELLDGQDFVNNIFTLDSELILDLFLKNKSKKLISQLNGDNYDHTITIYPSQGIFSAILMKLINSKNRIQHKYNFKVFKDIG; from the coding sequence ATGAAAGTATTAATAATCGCTCTTTCGGGAATTGGAAATTTAATAATGGCATTTCCAATGATAAACGAATTTAAAAAAAAGTACCCTGATTCAGAAGTAAATTTTTTAGTATCTCCTCGCGGAACAAAAGAACTTCTGGATGGTCAAGATTTTGTAAATAATATCTTCACGCTTGATTCAGAATTAATATTAGATCTATTCTTAAAGAATAAATCCAAAAAGTTAATCTCTCAATTAAACGGGGATAATTACGATCATACAATCACAATATACCCCTCACAGGGGATATTTTCCGCCATTTTAATGAAATTAATTAATTCCAAAAATAGAATCCAGCACAAATATAATTTTAAAGTTTTTAAAGACATAGGATAG
- a CDS encoding glycosyltransferase family 9 protein, translating into MTYSPKIKDNHSVFVNLDLLDDLSLTCNAEDLTYNYNLKNESVKFANEFFVENELKDKFVIGIHPGGKNDLIWKRWDIKNWQNQIELFEKNYSNKIKFLIFLGPDEKEYEIYFKDFKSAVIVKDVSLQNTISLISKCGYFIGNDSGLSHCASLFKIPQSVIFGGTSYVHTAPFSDKVNLILPKNYDVFYIPYYGFIKKPVNLLVNLKAETVFKSVCSHMNSLNLLK; encoded by the coding sequence TTGACATATTCTCCAAAAATAAAAGATAATCACAGCGTATTTGTAAATTTGGATTTACTGGACGATTTAAGTTTAACCTGCAATGCTGAAGATTTAACCTATAATTATAATTTAAAAAATGAAAGTGTTAAATTCGCCAATGAATTTTTTGTAGAAAACGAATTAAAAGATAAATTTGTTATCGGTATCCATCCTGGTGGAAAAAATGACCTGATTTGGAAGAGGTGGGACATCAAAAACTGGCAAAATCAGATTGAATTATTCGAAAAAAATTATTCGAATAAAATTAAATTCTTAATATTTCTAGGACCTGATGAAAAAGAATATGAAATTTATTTTAAAGATTTTAAGAGTGCAGTAATCGTAAAAGACGTTTCTTTACAAAATACAATCTCATTAATAAGCAAGTGTGGTTATTTTATTGGTAACGACAGCGGTTTGTCTCATTGTGCATCGTTATTTAAAATTCCACAAAGCGTAATTTTTGGAGGAACAAGTTACGTACACACCGCCCCCTTTTCAGATAAAGTCAATTTAATACTTCCAAAAAATTATGATGTATTTTATATTCCTTATTATGGATTTATAAAAAAGCCAGTGAATTTGCTGGTAAATTTAAAGGCTGAAACCGTATTTAAATCGGTATGCTCCCACATGAATTCTTTAAATTTACTCAAATAA
- a CDS encoding glycosyltransferase: MKFLFVAEYFPPYVMGGAEISLKILVDNLVKKGHEVVVLTPNYSSPKTKIDKKNNLKIIRFGSFRHFLFKKREKTSHEVYKKTKPIFYTFLNHYVRYSTYELRKWVKKILKNEKFDVIHANNLESILAVGPINTSAKKIAHLRDFGLFCYNRGLNKSGGLCEGCSLNNLNACMGTEGTVNKILEHEMKKRINKTSVLSSFDFLIAISNFVKEKYIDVLNVDKNKIKVIYNPISDDIVSKLSKKEARSLLNLPENKKIVLYAGSLTEEKGAHMLSDLSEKLKEHLFIVIGNGVLKELFLKKKQDNLIYLGYLSISELKDYYRAADILLVPSLWHEPFGRVVLEGAYNGCHVIGSDRGGIPEVIDWLKCGIYTKPTVENFVKEITGYREDVLTEQKLEDYDYYEKFMELFE, encoded by the coding sequence ATGAAATTCCTGTTTGTTGCAGAATATTTTCCGCCATATGTCATGGGTGGAGCAGAGATAAGTCTAAAAATATTAGTTGATAATCTCGTAAAAAAAGGCCATGAAGTTGTAGTGTTAACCCCAAATTATAGTTCGCCCAAAACAAAAATTGACAAAAAAAATAACCTAAAAATCATAAGATTTGGGTCGTTTAGACATTTTTTATTCAAAAAAAGAGAAAAAACTTCCCATGAAGTCTACAAAAAAACAAAACCCATATTTTACACATTTTTAAATCATTACGTTAGATATTCAACATATGAACTAAGAAAATGGGTAAAAAAAATTTTAAAAAATGAGAAATTTGACGTGATTCATGCCAATAATTTAGAATCCATTTTGGCAGTTGGTCCAATAAATACATCTGCCAAAAAAATTGCTCATTTGAGAGATTTTGGCCTATTTTGTTATAATAGGGGCTTAAATAAATCAGGGGGCCTCTGTGAGGGGTGCTCACTAAATAATTTAAATGCATGTATGGGTACTGAAGGTACAGTAAACAAAATTCTAGAGCATGAAATGAAAAAAAGAATTAATAAAACATCCGTTCTGTCTTCTTTCGATTTTTTGATCGCGATAAGTAACTTTGTTAAAGAAAAATATATTGATGTGCTAAATGTCGATAAAAATAAAATAAAAGTTATATATAACCCAATATCTGACGACATTGTATCCAAATTGTCCAAAAAAGAAGCAAGATCGTTATTAAATTTACCTGAAAATAAAAAAATTGTTTTATATGCAGGTAGTCTTACAGAAGAAAAAGGAGCCCATATGTTAAGTGATCTTTCTGAGAAATTAAAAGAGCATTTGTTTATTGTTATTGGAAACGGGGTTTTAAAAGAGCTATTTTTGAAAAAAAAACAGGACAATTTAATATATCTTGGATATTTATCAATTTCAGAACTTAAAGATTATTACCGAGCAGCCGATATTTTGTTGGTTCCATCCCTTTGGCATGAACCTTTTGGTAGGGTTGTTTTAGAAGGGGCGTATAATGGATGCCACGTCATCGGAAGCGATAGGGGAGGAATCCCTGAAGTCATAGATTGGTTAAAATGTGGCATATATACCAAACCGACAGTTGAAAACTTTGTAAAAGAAATAACTGGATATAGGGAAGATGTTTTAACAGAACAGAAATTAGAAGATTATGACTATTATGAAAAATTTATGGAATTATTTGAGTAA
- the rfaD gene encoding ADP-glyceromanno-heptose 6-epimerase: MKALVTGGAGFIGSNLALELQNKNYEVLVLDDFSSGHFKNLIGFEGEVISGNILDVTEDIVKDVDIIFHQAAITDTTVHDQELMMRINTDGFKKLLNFAVTNNVKFVYASSAATYGDAVSPQKEEYAGKPNNVYGFSKWACDCIAKKYMEKYPENHIVGLRYFNVFGPREQYKGKMASMIWQITKQMIEGKNPKIFKWGEQQRDQVYVKNIVRANLLAQHAKESCIVNAGNGTAVSFNHIVNTLNEILGFNYEPEYIENTYAEFYQDFTQADLTRTENYLGYTPRWNFEDAVRDYTTWLKENKYIH, from the coding sequence ATGAAAGCTCTGGTAACTGGCGGTGCAGGATTTATAGGTTCCAATCTAGCATTAGAATTACAAAACAAAAACTATGAAGTGTTAGTTTTAGATGATTTTTCATCAGGGCACTTTAAAAATCTTATCGGGTTTGAAGGGGAAGTTATCTCTGGAAATATACTTGATGTTACTGAAGATATTGTTAAAGATGTGGATATAATATTTCACCAAGCTGCGATAACTGATACCACAGTACATGATCAAGAATTAATGATGCGAATAAATACAGATGGATTTAAGAAACTTCTAAACTTTGCTGTAACCAATAACGTGAAGTTTGTTTACGCATCTTCTGCAGCCACATATGGGGATGCAGTATCTCCTCAAAAAGAAGAATATGCTGGAAAACCAAACAATGTATACGGTTTTTCAAAATGGGCTTGTGACTGCATTGCTAAAAAATATATGGAAAAATATCCTGAAAACCATATTGTTGGATTAAGGTATTTTAATGTTTTTGGACCTCGAGAACAGTACAAGGGCAAAATGGCTTCAATGATTTGGCAAATAACAAAACAGATGATTGAAGGAAAAAATCCAAAAATATTCAAATGGGGAGAACAGCAAAGAGACCAAGTTTATGTTAAAAACATTGTTCGGGCAAATTTATTAGCACAACATGCGAAAGAAAGTTGTATTGTGAATGCAGGGAATGGCACTGCAGTTTCATTTAATCATATTGTTAATACTTTAAATGAAATTTTAGGGTTTAATTACGAACCCGAATATATAGAAAACACCTATGCAGAGTTTTACCAAGATTTTACTCAGGCAGATCTAACCCGTACGGAAAATTATTTAGGATACACACCCAGATGGAATTTTGAAGATGCAGTTCGAGATTATACTACATGGTTAAAAGAAAACAAATATATACATTAA
- a CDS encoding glycosyltransferase family 9 protein: MKILLFKIGAIGDTLMTTPLIKNLKDNFPDAKLHYLIGNYSHEVLKGNCYLDNTITFDEDIFFKKRFFDWINLIFKIRKENYDVVFVLDKHLIFNFTSLLFGIKKRIGFDRFNEGKFLTYQVPYFGRKHEIFYYLDLIKGLGINSEHKNCNMDLFLDKNDMDFADNFWNENSLNSKLVVGICPGGAKNIGVGDDDLRRWSNENYIELISNLNEKGFEVLLIGGNTDKELEKQIFKKNTCVSAIGKTTLKQSAALLKKCNIVVCNDSGPMHLAASVNKKVLSIFGPTHPCEKAPLHKKSTFLWKQVGCSPCYDLWGKFPKPCPYGKKCMENITVEDVFDTIQKSVDESKL, from the coding sequence GTGAAAATATTATTATTCAAAATTGGGGCAATAGGCGACACATTAATGACTACCCCATTGATTAAGAATTTAAAAGATAATTTTCCTGATGCAAAACTTCACTATTTAATTGGAAATTATTCCCATGAAGTTTTGAAAGGAAATTGTTATTTGGATAACACAATCACATTTGATGAAGATATATTTTTCAAAAAACGTTTTTTTGACTGGATAAATCTAATTTTTAAAATTAGAAAAGAAAATTACGACGTTGTTTTTGTTTTGGATAAACACTTGATTTTTAATTTCACCTCATTGCTGTTTGGAATTAAAAAAAGGATAGGTTTTGATAGATTTAATGAAGGAAAATTTTTGACATATCAAGTTCCGTACTTTGGAAGAAAACACGAAATTTTTTATTATTTAGATCTAATAAAAGGATTAGGAATCAATTCAGAACATAAAAATTGTAATATGGATTTATTTCTGGATAAAAATGATATGGACTTTGCAGATAATTTTTGGAATGAGAATTCACTAAATAGTAAATTAGTTGTGGGTATCTGCCCAGGAGGCGCTAAAAACATTGGCGTTGGTGATGACGATTTAAGGCGGTGGAGTAACGAAAATTATATTGAATTAATAAGTAATCTAAACGAAAAAGGATTTGAAGTATTATTAATTGGTGGAAATACAGATAAAGAACTAGAAAAACAGATTTTTAAAAAAAATACCTGTGTTTCTGCAATCGGAAAAACTACATTGAAACAGAGTGCAGCTTTGTTAAAAAAATGTAATATTGTTGTATGTAACGACAGCGGCCCCATGCATTTGGCGGCATCAGTTAATAAAAAAGTTTTAAGCATTTTCGGCCCCACACACCCTTGTGAAAAAGCCCCATTACATAAAAAAAGTACATTCCTCTGGAAACAGGTTGGATGCAGTCCTTGTTATGATCTATGGGGAAAATTTCCAAAACCATGCCCCTATGGAAAAAAATGCATGGAAAACATAACTGTCGAAGATGTTTTTGATACAATACAAAAATCAGTTGATGAATCAAAACTATAA
- a CDS encoding glycosyltransferase family 9 protein, translating into MNLIPFMRNIDKYFGNVIIYSLCLLKSKKQPHISKKHNILIIRLWTLGESILTLPLINAVKYSKNPCEKEITKITILTTKRSKSVFENVDFIDEIFELENFWEILKKFKEYDVVIDTEPYFNISAILGWFLGKNTIGFKGLGRDKLYDFKIKYDDKIHAVYNFCNLSGPFIDSDLPKKLIPLNYTIQDQKKVNILLKEYSLHDKPLIGIHCGTAETAPWRTWKKENFAKLIENLIEKGYYVVLTGSGSDNIINKEVLKLVNKKFKNKIYNFASKTNLREFSYLLTKFNVFISNDTGPMHLAAAMGTKTVGLFGPNLPERFAPFGKQNIALYNAENLKCSPCINVHEGKFEKCKLDGKCMDLIEVNDVLNSVTGDFNDPKLPEC; encoded by the coding sequence TCAAAAAAACAGCCCCATATTTCCAAAAAACATAATATACTAATTATTAGGTTATGGACACTGGGTGAAAGTATTTTAACCCTACCATTGATTAATGCCGTTAAATATTCTAAAAATCCCTGTGAAAAAGAAATTACTAAAATAACAATCTTAACTACGAAAAGGAGTAAAAGCGTTTTTGAAAATGTTGATTTTATTGATGAAATTTTTGAATTGGAAAATTTTTGGGAAATTCTAAAAAAATTTAAAGAATACGATGTAGTTATAGATACAGAACCTTATTTTAACATATCTGCCATATTAGGGTGGTTTTTAGGCAAAAATACGATCGGATTTAAAGGACTTGGTAGAGATAAACTTTATGATTTTAAAATAAAATATGACGACAAAATTCATGCAGTTTATAATTTTTGTAATCTATCAGGGCCGTTTATTGACAGCGATTTGCCTAAAAAATTAATTCCTTTAAACTATACAATTCAAGACCAAAAAAAGGTTAATATATTATTAAAAGAGTATTCCTTACATGATAAACCATTAATTGGAATCCACTGCGGTACTGCGGAAACTGCACCCTGGAGAACGTGGAAAAAAGAAAATTTTGCCAAATTAATCGAAAATTTAATTGAAAAAGGATATTATGTTGTACTAACGGGTAGCGGTAGTGACAATATAATAAATAAAGAAGTTTTAAAACTAGTTAATAAAAAATTTAAAAATAAAATATATAATTTTGCTTCCAAAACAAATTTAAGAGAATTTTCTTACTTATTAACAAAATTTAACGTATTTATTTCAAATGATACAGGGCCAATGCACCTTGCTGCAGCAATGGGTACTAAAACAGTTGGATTATTCGGCCCCAACTTACCCGAACGGTTTGCCCCATTCGGTAAACAAAATATCGCATTATATAATGCAGAAAATCTAAAATGTTCCCCGTGTATAAATGTCCACGAAGGAAAATTTGAAAAATGCAAATTAGATGGAAAATGCATGGACCTAATCGAAGTAAACGATGTTCTTAATTCGGTAACTGGTGATTTTAACGATCCAAAATTACCCGAGTGTTAA